A stretch of Nilaparvata lugens isolate BPH chromosome 12, ASM1435652v1, whole genome shotgun sequence DNA encodes these proteins:
- the LOC111064070 gene encoding uncharacterized protein LOC111064070 yields the protein MSNCIKCSKSVSRSSKDKVECQVCRAFYHGSCVGLGDAEISVLSELGKVWTCEPCGRERRLSRSLSDGDSVLCDVTSTDSIKNMISSLSKKVDDGLKRLEKDLGASLDLCHSKLDESSKLSANQLLLIEKQNELIESLRVENLGLTKKVAELTERLDDVEQYSRANTLEIYGVPGSINENVAQTVIGVGKALDLAITEDMIDVCHRLKQLNNRPSSGIIVRFVRRTDKEQFLARRRIKRTLSTRHLGLSTDSPIYVNQSLSQRRRVLFAKAKKIKNDCGFKFLWVDRTGNIKMRKVEGSVIHTIKSDSDLAKLSVSVTNVEPGNSVK from the coding sequence ATGAGTAACTGTATTAAATGTTCGAAATCGGTTTCTAGGTCTTCTAAAGACAAAGTTGAATGTCAGGTGTGCCGAGCTTTTTATCACGGGTCATGTGTGGGACTGGGTGATGCCGAAATTAGTGTTCTTTCTGAGCTGGGAAAAGTGTGGACATGTGAGCCGTGTGGTCGCGAGCGTCGCTTGAGCCGTAGTTTGAGCGACGGTGACTCCGTCCTATGTGATGTTACATCTACTGAtagtataaaaaatatgattagtTCATTAAGTAAGAAAGTTGATGATGGACTAAAGCGTCTTGAAAAAGATCTCGGTGCTTCACTCGATTTGTGTCACAGCAAGCTAGATGAGAGCTCCAAGTTGTCGGCGAACCAGCTCCTTCTTATAGAGAAGCAGAATGAACTGATTGAGTCTCTTCGTGTGGAGAATCTCGGTCTCACCAAAAAAGTGGCTGAGTTGACGGAGCGTTTGGATGACGTCGAGCAGTACTCTAGAGCGAATACTTTGGAGATCTACGGTGTACCTGGCTCCATAAACGAAAATGTTGCACAGACTGTTATTGGTGTTGGTAAGGCATTGGATCTGGCAATTACTGAGGACATGATTGATGTCTGCCATCGACTCAAACAACTCAATAATCGGCCGTCATCGGGAATTATTGTTCGATTCGTTCGCCGGACTGACAAGGAGCAGTTTCTTGCTAGACGTCGCATAAAGAGAACTCTATCAACACGACACTTGGGTCTATCTACGGATTCTCCTATCTACGTGAATCAGTCACTCAGTCAGCGTCGAAGAGTTTTATTTGCTAaagctaaaaaaataaaaaatgattgtgGCTTCAAGTTTTTGTGGGTCGATAGAACTGGCAACATCAAGATGAGAAAAGTTGAGGGCTCTGTGATTCATACTATCAAATCTGATAGCGACCTTGCTAAACTGTCAGTGTCGGTTACGAACGTTGAACCAGGTAATTCCGTTAAGTAG